CACATACGACCGGCACATCCTGTCCACGTACACGCGGCTGCCCGCGATCTTTGTCAAGGGCAAGGGGAGCGTGTTGACGGACATTCATGGCAAAAAGTATTTGGATTTTTTCCCGGGCTGGGGGGTGAGCAATCTGGGGCATTGTCATCCCAAGGTGATGGGAGGGGTGCGCGACCAGATCGGCAAGCTCATCCACATCCCCAACAATTTGTATCATCCTTTTCAGGCGAAACTGGCCAAAGAATTGGTGCGGGTCTCTTTCCCGTCCAAGATATTCTTTTGCAACAGCGGCGCGGAAGCTGTGGAAACAGCCATCAAGTTCGCGCGCGCGTATGGCGATGGCAAACGGTTTGAGATCATCACCACCGTCAATTCTTTTCACGGCCGGACCATGGGGGCTTTGAGCGCGACAGGCCAGCCCAAATACCATAAGGAGTTTGCGCCGCTCGTGCAAGGGTTCAAGCACGTTGCTTTTAATGAGATCGGGGCTTTCAAGGCCGCGGTCACGGACAAGACCGTGGCTGTGATGCTTGAACTCATTCAGGGCGAGGGCGGCATTCACGTTGCTTCCAAAGAATACGTCCAGGCGGTGCGCAAAATTTGTGACGAGAAAAAGATCCTTTTGATCCTGGATGAAGTACAGACCGGCTTGGGCCGCACCGGGACCATGTTTTGTTATCAGCATTACGGCATCACCCCGGACCTGATGTGTCTGGCCAAGGCCCTGGGCGGCGGTTTGCCCATCGGTGCTTTGCTGGTGCGCCAGGACTTGGCCGACGTATTCAAGCCAGGCATGCACGGTTCCACCTTTGCCGGAAGCCCATTGGTGTGCAAGGCGGCGCTGGGCGTGTTGAAAGCCATTCACAGCGAGAAGGTCCTGGCCAATGTCAAAGCCCTGGGGCCGTATCTCGTCGGGAAACTGGAAGAATTAAAAGTCCAATATCCGGTTATCAAAGAAGTGCGGGGACTGGGGCTCATGGTCGGCGTTGACTTAAGCGTTGACGCACAGGGCGTTTTCAAAGAATGCTTTAACCGGGGACTGATCATCAATTGCACGCAGGACCATGTGCTACGCATCATGCCGGCGCTGAACGTTACCAGGCGGCAGATCAACAAAGCTGTGCATATTCTGGATGTGTCTTTGTCCACAGTCGTGGGCAGCCCACAGAAGGTGATGGCATGAATAAAGATCTGATCAAACTTTTGGATTATTCAACGCCGGAGATCATGGCCCTTTTGGACAAGGCCGACGCGCTCAAAAAATCTAAAGCCAGGGCGCGTTTAGACCTCAAAGGCAAGACCGTCGGGCTCGTGTTCCAGAAACCGTCCAACCGCACGCGGGTCTCTTTTGAGGTCGGTGTCCATCAATTGGGGGGCAACTGCATTTATCTGGGGCCGGAGGAGATCAATTTGGGAAAACGCGAGTCCACGGCTGATGTGGCCCGTACGTTGTCGCGTTATCTGGACGCCATTGTAGCACGGGTGTTCCATCATCAGGATGTCGCGGACCTGGCCCAATACGCGTCGGTGCCGGTCATTAACGGTTTATGCGACCTGTATCATCCGTGCCAGGCCCTGGCGGACGTGCAGACGATCCGCGAGAAATTTGGTTCTTTCAAGGGCTTGAACGTGGCCTATGTCGGCGACGGCAATAATGTGTTCCATTCGTTGATGACCGCCTGCGCCAAGGTCGGGGTCAATGTCCGTTTTGCCGGACCTAAGGGATATGACCCTGACGTGCAGATCTTAAAGAAAGTACAGGCATTGGCCAAAAGCAATGGCTGCAGCGTTACGGTCGGCCGGGACCCGCACGCGGCGGTCAAGGGCGCGCACGTGCTTTATGCCGACGTGTGGGTGAGCATGGGCCAGGAAAAGGAAACTGATCAGCGCATCAAGGATCTTAAAGGGTTTCAGATCAACGCGGACCTGACCAGGGCCGCGCACAAGGATTATATTTTCATGCATTGCCTGCCCGCGCACCGGGGTTTGGAAGTGACCGGGGACATCATCGACGGCAAACACTCGGTCATCTTTGACCAGGCGGAAAACCGTCTGCACGCGCAGAAAGCGGTGCTTTTGCATCTATTGAAAGGAAATAAGAAATGAAAAAAGTCGTTTTGGCCTATTCCGGCGGCTTGGACACCTCGTGCCTGATCCACTGGCTCAAGGACAAGGGCTATGAGGTCATTGCTTTTATGGCCGACCTGGGCCAAGGCAGTGATTTTAAGGCCATTAAAAAACGCGCGCTGGCCACCGGGGCGTCGAAGGTTTATATCCTTGACCTTAAAGAAGAGTTTGTGAAGGATTACGTGTTCCCGGCACTGAAAGCCAATGCGGTTTACGAGGGCAAATACTTTCTGGCCACGGCTTTGTCGCGGCCTTTGATCGCCAAACATCAAGTGGCGGTCGCTAAAAAAGAAAAAGCCGATGCCATGGCCCACGGCTGCACGGGCAAGGGCAATGACCAGGTGCGTTTTGAAGTGACAGCCAAACTGCTGGCGCCTCATCTGGAACTATTGGCGCCTTTGCGGACATGGGAATTGAAGACGCGCGCGCAGGAGATCGAATACGCGCACAAGCACAAGATCCCCATTGATGTCAGCAAAAAAAGCCCGTACAGCACGGACATCAATTTGTATGGACGCAGCATTGAATGCGGGGTGCTGGAAGACCCGTGGGTTGAACCGCCGGAAGAAATTTATGCGATGACCAAGGACCCGCTCAAGTGTCCGAACAAGCCGGAATACGTCGAGGTGGAATTCGCCAAAGGCGTGCCGGTCAAGGTCAACGGCAAAATCTATAAGCCGGTGGAGCTGGTCATTAAACTCAATGCCATCGGCGGGCGCAACGGTGTGGGGCGCGTGGACATGGTGGAGAACCGTTTGGTGGGCATCAAGTCGCGGGAGATCTACGAAAATCCGGCCGGCACCATTTTGTTGACAGCGCACAAGGAATTGGAAGCCATGGTGCTCGACCGTGAGACCCTGCATTATAAGGAATTGATATCGCCGCGTTACGCGGAGTTGACGTATTATGGTTTGTGGGAAACGCCGCTGAAACAACAGCTTGATGCGTTTATCAATAAGACGCAGGAACGTGTCAGCGGCACGGTGCGTTTGAAATTATACAAAGGCAATTGCATCGTCGCCGGCCGCAAGTCGCGGTATTCACGTTACAAGGAAGAATTGGCGACCTACGGGGCCAAGGATATTTTTGACCCCAAACTGTCTGAAGGGTTCATCCGTATTTGGGGAATGCCGTATTAATATTGGATTGTCATTCCCGAATGCTGCAGCCTGCCCTCGAATGCTTTTGTCGAGGGTCGGGAATCCAGAGCATACATTATCAATTGTCATGCCCGAATGTTTCTGTCGGGCATCCAGAACATGCAATATTATGTGTACATTTTAGCAAGTCAAAGAAATGGCACGTTATATGTTGGAGTAACCAATGATCTGGTCAAGAGAGTGTATGAACATAAACAGAAATTAGTCGATGGTTTTACAAAGAAATATGGTCTCGGGATATTAGTTTATTATGAAGCAACGGGTGATATAATGGGCGCTATTCAAAGAGAAAAACAGATCAAAAAATGGAATAGAGCATGGAAATTAAGGCTGATTGAAAAGAGTAATCCGGATTGGAAAGATTTGTATCCTCAGATAATTTAATGTGTTTGTCATTCCCGGATGTTTTTAATATTGTCATGCCCGAATGTTTCTGTCGGGCATCCAGAACAAGGATAAGAAAATGAGCAAACTTTGGGGTGGACGGTTTAGTAAAGATACAGATAAGTTGGTGGAAGAATTCACCAAGTCCATCCATTTTGATTATAAATTGGGAAAATATGATGTTTTGGGATCGATGTGTCATGTTGAAATTCTTAAAAATGCAGGTTATCTAACACCAGAAGAATATAAGAAATTAACGGATGGATTGGATGAAATATATGAAGCCATAGAAAAGAATGAATTCCAGTGGGATTCAAGTTGTGAGGATGTTCATAGTGCGATTCAGAAAGAACTAGAGAAAAGGGTGGGGGAATTAGTTCAAAAATTGCACACCGCTCGTTCCCGGAATGATCAGGTGGTTTTTGCGACAAAACTTTACTGTAAAATAACATTACTGAAGCTGCAAAATGAAATATCTCGGCTGGCAATAGTTATTGGCCAGTTGGCTTTGAATAATAAAGATATTATTATTCCGGGATTTACCCATCTCCAGCATGCACAACCCGTTTATTTGAAAGATTATTTATGGGCTTATGTGGAGATGTTAGAAAGTGATGCTAACAGGTTAGAATTTATTGAGCAGTCTATGAAGATAACAATGGGAGCAGGAGCTTTAGCAGGATCTCCTCTTGATGCAAAATATAACGAGAAAGCTTCAGAATTTCTTAAGGGAAAGTTTTCAGAAGAATTTAAAATTGAAGTAACTACGAATGCAATACACGTTGTTAGTGATCGAGATTTTGTTATTGAGATTATTAGTGCATTATCTATTGTTGCAATGCATTTGTCCCGCTTATCAGAGGATTTAATTATTTGGTGCACCAAAGAATTTGATTTTATTGAATTGGATGATGCTTTTTGTACGGGTAGTTCTTTGATGCCACAAAAGAAGAACCCCGATGTCTTGGAACTCGTTCGTGGTTATTCTGGGCGATTATATGGAAATCTGGTAAGCGTTTTAACAATGATGAAAGGTTTGCCTTTAACCTATAATCGGGATATGCAGCTGGATAAAGAGCCACTATTTAATTCTTTTGAAATAGTTTTTGCTGAAGTAAAGGTTCTAAAAGGGCTTATTGAAACTTTAAAGTTTAATGAGAAGAAAATAGAGAAACATTTAGAAGATGAGTCTTTATATGCTACCGATTTGGTTTATTATCTTGTAAATAAAGGCGTTCCTTTTAAAGAAGCCCACACTATTATTGGAGAATTGGTACGTTATTCTGTAGAAAAGAATTTACCTATTAAACAAATGCCCGAAGATTATCTAAAAGAGAAGTTTTCAGAAAAGATTGTTCAATCTGAGTTGATAGCATTATTTGATCCAAAGACATCTGTTGACTCAAAGAAGTCCGTTAAACGTAGTGATTATGGAAAAATCGTTGCGGATGCTTTAAAGAAAAATAAGAAATAGTAAAAAGGTCATGTTCTGGACCCCCGACAGAAACATTCGGGGGTGACAACTTTAGGGTAAGTTTTAGTTTTCTGGATGCCCGACAGAAGCATTCGGGCATGACAGATAGGTGACAGAAGGAAATATGCACGATTTTCATTTCAAGAACGGGGAATTGTGTTGCGAGAATGTCCGGGTGGCGAGCGTTGCCAGGGCCGTGGGCACGCCGTTTTATTTGTACAGCCACAAGACCCTGACCGACCATTACCGTAAGATCAAAAAGGCCTTTGCCGAGCTGGATCCTGTCATCTGTTTCGCGATGAAGGCCAATGGCAATCTGGCGGTGCTCAAAAGTTTGGTGGACATAGGCGCCGGTTTGGACATCGTGTCCATCGGGGAATTGAAAAAAGCCCTGATGGTCAGGGCCGACCCCAAGAAGATCGTGTTCGCCTCCGTCGGAAAGACCGAAGAGGAGATCGCGTTCGCGCTCAAAAAGGGCATTCTGTTCTTTAACGTGGAGTCCGAGCCCGAATTGAGAGAGATCAACCGCGTGGCCAAAGCCATGGGCAAAAAAGCCCGGGTGGCGCTGCGCATCAACCCTGATGTTCCGGCGCCGACGCACGATTACATCTTCACTGGATCTTTAAAAAAGAAATTCGGTATTGATCTGCGCACGACGAGGGAAATACTCAAGAACCGCCGGCAATACCCGTTCGTGGACATCAACGGCATTCATATCCATATCGGTTCGCAGATCACGTCCGGCGGACCGTTCATTGGTGCCATCAAGAAAGTCGTTAAGTTCATCGCGGGTCTGCGCGCCGAGGGTGTGGCGATCGAATACCTGGATATCGGCGGGGGTCTGGGCATCATTTATAAGGATGAGCGGCCGCAAACCGCGCAGGAATACGCGGACAATATCGTGCCCATCTTGAGAGGAACGGGCCTGAAGATCATCATGGAGCCCGGGCGTTTTATCGTGGGTAACGCGGGGATCTTTGTCACCAGGGTCGTTTATCTCAAGGACAATGGATATAAAAAGTTCGTGATCGTTGACGGCGGCATGAATGACCTGATCCGGCCGTCCTTGTATGATGCGTATCATGAGGTCGTGCCCGTCAAGAAAACGTCCGCGGCCAGGGTCAAGGTGGACGTGGTCGGCCCCATTTGTGAAAGCGGCGATTTTTTTGCCCATGACCGGCTTTTGCCCAAGGTCAATAAAGGCGATCTGCTGGCGGTGATGAGCGCCGGCGCTTACGGCTATGTCATGGCCAGCAATTACAATGTGCGCGGCCGATCACCGGAAGTCATGGTCAAGGGCGGCAAATTTGCGGTGACCAAGGAACGTGAAGATTTCAAGGACCTGATCCGCGGGGAAAGCATCCCGTCTTTTCTAAAATGAAAAAGATCTCTTTTGTCAAAATGGCCGGGGCCGGCAATGACTTTATCATCATTGAGGCCTCTGTGGGGCTGGATTACGCGGACCTGGCCAAAAAGGCCTGTCATCGCCAAATGGGCATCGGCGCCGACGGTGTTTTGATTCTGGATAAGTCCAAGTCCAGCGATTTTCGCATGCGCATCATCAACGCCGACGGTTCGGAGGCCGAGATGTGCGGCAATGGTGCCCGCTGCATGGCCGCCTATGTCGCGGATAAGCATGTCAGCGCCAATAGATTGTTCAGCATGGAGACCCTGGCCGGCCAGATCCTCGCCGAGGCCAATGGCGCGACAGCCCGTGTGCGTTTGAGCGACCCGAAAGATTATCGCGCGGGCATTGTTCTTAAGGTCGGCGGTCAGGTCCTGCACGCGTCCTATATTGATACCGGCGTTCCCCACGCCGTGGTGTTCGTTGACGGCCTTTCGGAAGTGGACGTTGATTCCCTGGGACGCCTGGTCCGCAACCACAACGCCTTTAAGCCGCGCGGGGCCAATGTAAATTTTGTTGAGCAAAGCCGCAAGGACATGGTCGCTATCCGTACTTATGAACGCGGAGTGGAGGGCGAAACCCTGGCCTGCGGCACCGGGGCCGTAGCCGGCGCGCTGGTCGGTTATCTGCATTTGAATCCCAAGGTCAAGGAGATCAATGACGCGTTCATGCGCGTGTTGACCAAAAGCGGAGAGATCCTGGAGGTCACCTTTGATCTGCAGGACGGCAACCGCATCACGGATGTATGGCTGAAAGGCTCGGCGAACGTGATCGCTCGGGGAGAATATTTTTATAATCCGTAGGGGCGATTAATAATCGCCCAGCAAAGAGGGGACAATGTTTAAAGGATCGATCGTAGCATTGGTAACGCCATTTAAGGGCGCCAAGGTGGACGAGGACGCCTACCGTCAACTCGTCGACTGGCAGATCAGTCAGGGGACCAACGGGATCGTTCCCTGCGGCACCACCGGTGAATCGCCGACCCTGACCTCCGACGAGCATGAGCGCGTGATCGCGATCTGCGTTGAAGCCGTGCGCAAGCGTATTCCGGTCATCGCCGGAACGGGGTCTAATTCAACGGCCGAGGCGGTGCATTTGACCCAGCACGCGGCCAAGGTCGGGGCTGACGCGGTTTTGGTCGTGACACCCTACTATAATAAACCCACCAACAAGGGCGTATATTTGCATTTCAAGGCCGTTGCCGATAGCGTGAAGATCCCGGTGATCCTGTACAATATTCCGGGACGCACGTGCAAGAACATTGAGCCCGAGGTCATGGCCAAACTGGCGCGGGATTGCAAGAATATCGTCGGTGTTAAAGAGGCGTCCGGATCGCTGGAGCAGATGAGGCGCGTTAAAGAATTGTGTCCCAAGGATTTCATTTTGCTTTCAGGGGATGACGGGTTGATCCTGCCTGTGATGGGCCTGGGCGGCACGGGTGTCATTTCGGTGGCGGCCAATATTGTCCCCAAAGATGTTGTTGCCCTCATTGACGCGTTCAACAAGGGTGATGCAAAAAAGGCAGAGGCGATCAACGCCAAATTCCAGCCTTTAGTCAGCGCCTTATTTATTGAAACCAATCCCATTCCCGTCAAGACAGCCATGGCTTTGATGGGTCTTTGCAACGGCGCTTTGCGTCTGCCCATGTGCGAGATGGAAGATGCCAATCTGGCGAAACTTAAGGAAGCGTTGAAACAATACGGTCTGATCAAAGGATAAAAGA
This DNA window, taken from Candidatus Omnitrophota bacterium, encodes the following:
- a CDS encoding argininosuccinate synthase, with product MKKVVLAYSGGLDTSCLIHWLKDKGYEVIAFMADLGQGSDFKAIKKRALATGASKVYILDLKEEFVKDYVFPALKANAVYEGKYFLATALSRPLIAKHQVAVAKKEKADAMAHGCTGKGNDQVRFEVTAKLLAPHLELLAPLRTWELKTRAQEIEYAHKHKIPIDVSKKSPYSTDINLYGRSIECGVLEDPWVEPPEEIYAMTKDPLKCPNKPEYVEVEFAKGVPVKVNGKIYKPVELVIKLNAIGGRNGVGRVDMVENRLVGIKSREIYENPAGTILLTAHKELEAMVLDRETLHYKELISPRYAELTYYGLWETPLKQQLDAFINKTQERVSGTVRLKLYKGNCIVAGRKSRYSRYKEELATYGAKDIFDPKLSEGFIRIWGMPY
- the argF gene encoding ornithine carbamoyltransferase, coding for MNKDLIKLLDYSTPEIMALLDKADALKKSKARARLDLKGKTVGLVFQKPSNRTRVSFEVGVHQLGGNCIYLGPEEINLGKRESTADVARTLSRYLDAIVARVFHHQDVADLAQYASVPVINGLCDLYHPCQALADVQTIREKFGSFKGLNVAYVGDGNNVFHSLMTACAKVGVNVRFAGPKGYDPDVQILKKVQALAKSNGCSVTVGRDPHAAVKGAHVLYADVWVSMGQEKETDQRIKDLKGFQINADLTRAAHKDYIFMHCLPAHRGLEVTGDIIDGKHSVIFDQAENRLHAQKAVLLHLLKGNKK
- the lysA gene encoding diaminopimelate decarboxylase, whose translation is MHDFHFKNGELCCENVRVASVARAVGTPFYLYSHKTLTDHYRKIKKAFAELDPVICFAMKANGNLAVLKSLVDIGAGLDIVSIGELKKALMVRADPKKIVFASVGKTEEEIAFALKKGILFFNVESEPELREINRVAKAMGKKARVALRINPDVPAPTHDYIFTGSLKKKFGIDLRTTREILKNRRQYPFVDINGIHIHIGSQITSGGPFIGAIKKVVKFIAGLRAEGVAIEYLDIGGGLGIIYKDERPQTAQEYADNIVPILRGTGLKIIMEPGRFIVGNAGIFVTRVVYLKDNGYKKFVIVDGGMNDLIRPSLYDAYHEVVPVKKTSAARVKVDVVGPICESGDFFAHDRLLPKVNKGDLLAVMSAGAYGYVMASNYNVRGRSPEVMVKGGKFAVTKEREDFKDLIRGESIPSFLK
- a CDS encoding GIY-YIG nuclease family protein; protein product: MQYYVYILASQRNGTLYVGVTNDLVKRVYEHKQKLVDGFTKKYGLGILVYYEATGDIMGAIQREKQIKKWNRAWKLRLIEKSNPDWKDLYPQII
- a CDS encoding aspartate aminotransferase family protein, translating into MKAQEIFDTYDRHILSTYTRLPAIFVKGKGSVLTDIHGKKYLDFFPGWGVSNLGHCHPKVMGGVRDQIGKLIHIPNNLYHPFQAKLAKELVRVSFPSKIFFCNSGAEAVETAIKFARAYGDGKRFEIITTVNSFHGRTMGALSATGQPKYHKEFAPLVQGFKHVAFNEIGAFKAAVTDKTVAVMLELIQGEGGIHVASKEYVQAVRKICDEKKILLILDEVQTGLGRTGTMFCYQHYGITPDLMCLAKALGGGLPIGALLVRQDLADVFKPGMHGSTFAGSPLVCKAALGVLKAIHSEKVLANVKALGPYLVGKLEELKVQYPVIKEVRGLGLMVGVDLSVDAQGVFKECFNRGLIINCTQDHVLRIMPALNVTRRQINKAVHILDVSLSTVVGSPQKVMA
- the dapF gene encoding diaminopimelate epimerase, which encodes MKKISFVKMAGAGNDFIIIEASVGLDYADLAKKACHRQMGIGADGVLILDKSKSSDFRMRIINADGSEAEMCGNGARCMAAYVADKHVSANRLFSMETLAGQILAEANGATARVRLSDPKDYRAGIVLKVGGQVLHASYIDTGVPHAVVFVDGLSEVDVDSLGRLVRNHNAFKPRGANVNFVEQSRKDMVAIRTYERGVEGETLACGTGAVAGALVGYLHLNPKVKEINDAFMRVLTKSGEILEVTFDLQDGNRITDVWLKGSANVIARGEYFYNP
- the argH gene encoding argininosuccinate lyase, whose translation is MSKLWGGRFSKDTDKLVEEFTKSIHFDYKLGKYDVLGSMCHVEILKNAGYLTPEEYKKLTDGLDEIYEAIEKNEFQWDSSCEDVHSAIQKELEKRVGELVQKLHTARSRNDQVVFATKLYCKITLLKLQNEISRLAIVIGQLALNNKDIIIPGFTHLQHAQPVYLKDYLWAYVEMLESDANRLEFIEQSMKITMGAGALAGSPLDAKYNEKASEFLKGKFSEEFKIEVTTNAIHVVSDRDFVIEIISALSIVAMHLSRLSEDLIIWCTKEFDFIELDDAFCTGSSLMPQKKNPDVLELVRGYSGRLYGNLVSVLTMMKGLPLTYNRDMQLDKEPLFNSFEIVFAEVKVLKGLIETLKFNEKKIEKHLEDESLYATDLVYYLVNKGVPFKEAHTIIGELVRYSVEKNLPIKQMPEDYLKEKFSEKIVQSELIALFDPKTSVDSKKSVKRSDYGKIVADALKKNKK
- the dapA gene encoding 4-hydroxy-tetrahydrodipicolinate synthase — protein: MFKGSIVALVTPFKGAKVDEDAYRQLVDWQISQGTNGIVPCGTTGESPTLTSDEHERVIAICVEAVRKRIPVIAGTGSNSTAEAVHLTQHAAKVGADAVLVVTPYYNKPTNKGVYLHFKAVADSVKIPVILYNIPGRTCKNIEPEVMAKLARDCKNIVGVKEASGSLEQMRRVKELCPKDFILLSGDDGLILPVMGLGGTGVISVAANIVPKDVVALIDAFNKGDAKKAEAINAKFQPLVSALFIETNPIPVKTAMALMGLCNGALRLPMCEMEDANLAKLKEALKQYGLIKG